From the Bacteroidia bacterium genome, one window contains:
- a CDS encoding DEAD/DEAH box helicase — protein MSESRGFEVLHKGVQRWIWEQQWTSLRDIQERAIEPILRADRDVIISAATASGKTEAAFLPACSHVATAPPAGIAILYISPLKALINDQYRRLRRLCEILDLPLTAWHGDVLRSVKEKQRKKPGGIILITPESLEALLLHHAIWCGQAFRELKYVIIDEFHAFLGSERGMQLQSLLHRVEFLFGRSIPRIALSATLSDLQHVAHFLRPQRGSVPCEIITSSAFRSDVKVQLRGYIQRPDDDEAQRGACGSLTNDLYRLLRGSSHLIFANSRARTEELAASLSDLCERDGVPNEFFPHHGNLSKELREQVEARLLAARLPTSAVCTMTLELGIDIGSVDSIAQISAAHSVAGMRQRLGRSGRRGDAAVLRLFIEEEEITARTHLIDRLRLQTVQSIAMVQLLLRKWCEPTPARQYHLSTLVQQTVSVIGQYGGVCARQLWSLLCESGPFSLVDSAVYAELLRCLGASDILTQTHDGLLVLGARGEKLVDHFSFYCAFNTPDEYRLEYHGKTLGTIPYDRPLLPGQLIIFGGQRWETLSIDAEKKIITLRPATGGRPPKFSGAGPMLHDVIRAEMKRVYEERLFPPYLNAAARDNLTEGFACYHSLGLGVTDVLQLGNTLHILSWRGDRVVNTITVLLRRAGLIADTFGGIIEIASCTPMSLRDAITQIMQNALPSPEELGASVADTYVDKHDSLLPKHLREASYGRRYFDVDGAVEWMKGVLNNER, from the coding sequence ATGAGCGAATCACGCGGTTTCGAAGTCTTGCACAAGGGCGTGCAACGCTGGATCTGGGAGCAGCAATGGACCTCGCTGCGGGATATACAGGAGCGCGCGATCGAACCGATACTACGGGCGGATCGCGATGTGATCATCAGTGCAGCCACGGCGTCGGGCAAAACGGAAGCCGCCTTTTTGCCCGCGTGTTCTCATGTCGCCACGGCTCCCCCGGCTGGCATTGCGATACTCTACATCAGTCCCCTCAAGGCGCTGATCAATGATCAATACCGAAGGTTACGACGACTCTGCGAGATACTCGACCTGCCGCTTACTGCCTGGCACGGCGACGTGCTCCGCTCGGTAAAGGAGAAGCAGAGAAAGAAGCCGGGCGGCATTATCCTGATCACGCCGGAGTCTCTTGAGGCGCTGCTTCTGCATCACGCAATCTGGTGCGGTCAGGCATTTCGAGAGCTCAAGTATGTGATTATTGACGAATTTCATGCCTTCCTCGGATCCGAGCGCGGTATGCAATTGCAATCCCTGCTGCACCGCGTAGAATTCCTGTTCGGACGCAGTATTCCCAGAATAGCGCTCAGCGCCACGTTGAGCGATCTGCAACATGTGGCGCATTTCCTGAGGCCGCAACGCGGGAGCGTTCCCTGTGAGATAATTACCTCCAGCGCCTTCAGGTCGGATGTGAAGGTGCAGCTACGCGGATATATACAGCGCCCGGACGATGATGAAGCGCAGCGCGGCGCGTGCGGATCGCTGACAAACGATTTGTACAGATTGTTGAGGGGCTCCTCGCACCTGATTTTCGCGAACTCCCGCGCGCGCACAGAAGAACTCGCCGCGAGTTTGTCCGATCTCTGCGAACGCGACGGGGTTCCGAACGAGTTCTTCCCGCATCACGGCAACCTTTCGAAAGAGCTTCGGGAGCAAGTCGAAGCGCGGCTTCTGGCCGCCAGGCTTCCCACCTCGGCTGTGTGCACCATGACGCTGGAGTTGGGAATAGACATCGGCAGCGTCGACTCTATTGCGCAGATTTCCGCGGCGCATTCCGTTGCGGGCATGCGGCAGCGCCTTGGGCGTTCCGGACGCAGAGGCGACGCCGCGGTGCTGCGACTTTTTATCGAAGAGGAAGAAATCACCGCGAGGACGCATCTGATTGATCGCCTGCGGCTCCAAACGGTGCAATCCATAGCCATGGTACAGCTCCTGCTTCGCAAATGGTGCGAACCGACACCCGCGCGTCAATATCACCTATCGACACTTGTACAGCAAACCGTGTCGGTCATCGGGCAGTACGGCGGCGTATGCGCGCGTCAATTGTGGTCACTGTTGTGCGAGAGCGGTCCATTCTCACTCGTGGACTCCGCCGTATACGCGGAGTTGCTTCGCTGTCTCGGTGCGAGCGATATTCTCACGCAAACGCATGATGGCCTGCTTGTACTCGGCGCGCGCGGTGAAAAACTGGTGGATCACTTTTCCTTTTATTGCGCATTTAACACACCCGATGAATATCGACTCGAATACCATGGAAAGACGCTCGGTACCATCCCTTACGACAGACCTCTGCTTCCCGGTCAGTTGATCATTTTCGGTGGCCAGCGTTGGGAAACGCTGAGTATTGACGCCGAAAAGAAAATCATCACCCTCCGACCCGCCACAGGAGGACGGCCTCCGAAATTCAGCGGCGCAGGTCCCATGCTGCATGACGTCATTCGCGCCGAAATGAAACGCGTGTACGAAGAGCGGCTCTTTCCTCCCTACCTGAATGCGGCCGCCCGGGACAATCTCACCGAGGGTTTCGCGTGCTATCATTCGCTCGGGCTCGGCGTCACCGATGTGTTGCAACTCGGAAATACGCTTCATATCCTCTCGTGGCGGGGAGACCGCGTCGTCAACACCATCACCGTGTTATTGCGCCGTGCGGGCCTGATAGCAGACACATTCGGCGGGATAATCGAAATCGCGAGTTGCACGCCGATGTCGCTGCGGGACGCCATCACGCAAATCATGCAGAATGCGCTTCCCTCCCCGGAGGAATTGGGTGCATCGGTAGCGGACACATACGTTGATAAACACGATTCCCTGTTGCCGAAACATCTCCGCGAAGCATCCTACGGCCGGCGCTATTTCGATGTGGATGGCGCTGTGGAGTGGATGAAGGGTGTGCTGAACAACGAGCGCTGA
- a CDS encoding TerB N-terminal domain-containing protein, which translates to MSCDNPAKWIGAGDSIVVHGHIISGGLVYVGELLPSLAGYEDDPSLINPKLPVQRTSSHDTAPAMPRSPYYKYISPQCRDAYLRWLSTGRTRRVPDIGYVLLFLYGLERRLFIDGPKSLLPVAERQAIVHEVLRLQSLYGQLASFLKMTDNLLAMEWVLYRRDQTPPACFTVADRYCPDGVMVKLAYYIAVGKPIHAELAYQTLMIIGESGLRTAARRCREQFRELFLLRFTRQYGNGIVLRPVREPHSFCYHAANPSMRYLLNFHVDGLSNPWYRTDLMNRIDAMVSLCTLELDAYSRAVGREGSNPNGLVATGVLPKELMQRHSGYGKLKSILEEHVGEQFLWVSIEQLYACFDELPPARFRKGEYAVLAAMIESMGFQVAPDVRTHAIEPGASERIVIFPLDDRTRNTPPHRFRIITIVLHLGALLCSAARTSTHGGTYILRRLIDDDDEVSATEKNSLLAFLLWCVRTQPGTAGLKKRLSEISEEERYAIRQILISVAYADGRIDPKEVRQLEKLYTTLGLDKEQVARDLHTFAADSGPVTVGRRESEATFAIPRPPVAPPAGFELNQEFIRIREEETRRVKGVLEEIFSDAAEAQPVDVGGGQPERDSDEVLHALDDAHRKLFLRIVERDRWGLETFDALCTELGVMTDGAMEVLNEWAYTKANAPLLEAGDHVYIDLDLAKEIQNVQ; encoded by the coding sequence ATGTCGTGTGATAATCCTGCGAAGTGGATAGGCGCGGGCGACAGCATCGTTGTTCACGGTCATATCATCTCAGGCGGCCTGGTGTACGTCGGCGAGCTGCTGCCGTCGCTCGCGGGGTACGAGGATGATCCCTCTCTCATCAATCCCAAGCTGCCGGTACAGCGTACGTCATCGCACGATACCGCGCCGGCAATGCCCCGCAGTCCTTACTACAAATACATCTCGCCACAATGTCGCGATGCCTATCTGCGTTGGCTTTCAACAGGCAGAACCCGTCGCGTTCCGGACATCGGCTATGTTCTGCTGTTCCTCTACGGTCTCGAGAGGCGGCTGTTCATCGATGGCCCGAAATCGCTGTTGCCGGTGGCCGAGCGACAGGCCATAGTACATGAAGTTCTCCGGCTGCAGAGCTTGTACGGGCAGCTTGCGTCATTTCTGAAAATGACGGATAATCTCCTGGCTATGGAATGGGTGCTCTACCGGAGAGATCAGACTCCGCCGGCCTGCTTCACCGTCGCGGACAGGTATTGCCCCGATGGGGTGATGGTGAAGCTCGCGTATTATATAGCCGTCGGTAAACCGATTCACGCCGAATTGGCTTACCAGACGTTGATGATCATCGGCGAATCGGGTTTGCGCACAGCAGCCCGGCGGTGCAGGGAGCAGTTCAGGGAGCTGTTTCTCCTGCGCTTTACACGACAATATGGCAACGGCATCGTACTCAGGCCGGTGAGGGAACCACACAGCTTTTGCTACCATGCCGCAAATCCATCAATGCGGTACTTGTTGAATTTCCATGTTGACGGGCTCTCGAATCCCTGGTATCGCACCGATTTGATGAATAGAATCGATGCTATGGTATCCCTCTGTACACTGGAACTTGACGCGTACAGCCGTGCCGTTGGTCGTGAGGGTTCCAATCCCAACGGATTAGTCGCAACCGGGGTTCTGCCGAAGGAATTGATGCAACGCCACAGCGGCTACGGAAAGCTGAAATCGATTCTCGAAGAGCACGTAGGAGAGCAGTTTTTATGGGTATCCATAGAACAATTGTATGCATGCTTCGATGAGCTGCCCCCCGCGCGCTTCAGGAAAGGTGAGTACGCCGTCCTTGCGGCGATGATAGAATCCATGGGATTTCAAGTGGCTCCCGATGTTCGCACGCATGCGATTGAACCCGGCGCCAGTGAGCGGATCGTCATTTTCCCTCTGGATGACAGGACACGCAACACGCCTCCGCACCGCTTCCGCATCATCACGATAGTCCTGCATCTCGGTGCTCTGCTTTGCTCTGCAGCCAGGACGAGTACACACGGCGGAACATATATACTCCGCCGGCTGATCGATGATGACGACGAAGTAAGCGCAACGGAGAAGAACTCCCTCCTCGCTTTCCTGCTCTGGTGCGTCCGCACGCAACCGGGTACTGCCGGATTGAAGAAACGTCTCTCCGAAATCAGCGAGGAAGAGCGATACGCCATACGCCAAATACTGATATCGGTGGCGTATGCGGACGGACGCATCGATCCGAAGGAAGTCCGTCAATTGGAGAAATTATATACGACACTGGGTCTGGACAAGGAACAGGTCGCAAGGGATCTTCACACGTTTGCGGCTGATTCCGGACCTGTCACCGTTGGCAGGCGCGAGAGCGAAGCGACATTCGCCATACCTCGTCCGCCGGTTGCGCCTCCGGCCGGCTTCGAATTGAACCAGGAGTTCATTCGCATACGCGAGGAGGAAACCAGGCGGGTCAAAGGCGTGCTCGAGGAAATCTTCTCGGATGCGGCGGAAGCGCAGCCCGTCGATGTCGGAGGCGGACAGCCCGAAAGGGATTCCGATGAAGTCTTGCACGCCCTGGATGATGCGCATCGAAAGCTCTTCCTGCGCATCGTTGAGCGGGATCGCTGGGGATTGGAAACCTTCGATGCTCTGTGTACCGAACTCGGTGTGATGACCGACGGCGCTATGGAAGTGCTCAACGAATGGGCCTATACGAAAGCCAACGCTCCCCTGCTGGAAGCCGGCGACCATGTATACATTGACCTCGATCTTGCAAAGGAGATACAGAATGTCCAATGA
- a CDS encoding iron-containing alcohol dehydrogenase — MKFDFINPTKVIFGAGSLARLGEAVRAHGSRALLVTGGGSVKRNGSFDRAIASLEAAGVSVVECSGVEPNPRISTVIRGANTAREHSCDVVIALGGGSTMDAAKVMAAAVLYDGDPWDMIAHGQAEQRLPTSALPIITVPTLAATGSEMNRGAVITNEETTEKSAVIADCLFPRVAVVDPELTVSVPPDQTAYGVCDLITHVTEGYFNGVDGTPLQDRFAEGVILTAIECGPKAVADGNNIEARTQIQWASVVALNGWVQVGTRAAYPVHGIEHTISAHHDVAHGAGLAVVNPAWMLFAAKSRPAKFAQFAVRVMGVLAVDKNEVEVAFEGIDRFEAFLRSIGCPTRLSELGIGDELLGRYAADTIRIANHPKRILPGRPPMSEEDIVEMLRGVV, encoded by the coding sequence ATGAAATTCGATTTTATCAATCCAACAAAAGTTATATTCGGCGCGGGATCGCTCGCGCGACTGGGCGAAGCGGTGCGCGCGCACGGCAGCCGCGCCCTGCTCGTTACCGGCGGCGGCAGCGTGAAACGCAACGGCAGCTTTGATCGCGCAATCGCAAGCCTGGAAGCGGCGGGTGTGTCCGTAGTGGAATGCTCCGGCGTGGAACCCAATCCCCGTATCTCCACCGTCATCCGCGGCGCGAATACTGCCCGCGAGCACTCCTGCGATGTGGTGATCGCGCTTGGCGGCGGCAGCACCATGGACGCCGCCAAAGTCATGGCCGCGGCTGTGTTGTATGATGGCGATCCCTGGGATATGATCGCCCATGGGCAAGCGGAGCAACGCCTCCCGACCAGCGCCTTGCCGATCATCACCGTGCCCACGCTCGCGGCCACAGGTTCGGAGATGAATCGCGGCGCCGTGATCACCAATGAAGAGACGACGGAGAAATCCGCCGTCATCGCGGACTGCCTCTTCCCGCGCGTCGCCGTGGTCGATCCGGAACTGACCGTCAGCGTTCCGCCTGATCAGACAGCCTATGGCGTCTGCGACCTGATCACGCATGTGACCGAAGGATATTTTAATGGTGTGGATGGTACGCCGCTGCAGGACCGCTTCGCAGAGGGCGTGATTCTCACCGCCATCGAGTGTGGCCCGAAGGCCGTGGCCGACGGAAACAACATCGAAGCACGCACGCAGATTCAATGGGCGTCCGTGGTGGCGCTCAACGGCTGGGTGCAGGTTGGCACACGGGCCGCCTATCCCGTGCACGGCATCGAGCATACAATTTCCGCGCATCACGACGTGGCGCATGGAGCGGGCCTGGCCGTGGTCAATCCCGCATGGATGCTCTTCGCGGCGAAGTCCCGTCCCGCGAAATTCGCGCAGTTTGCCGTGCGCGTCATGGGTGTGCTTGCTGTGGACAAAAACGAGGTGGAGGTCGCCTTCGAGGGCATCGACCGCTTCGAGGCCTTCCTCCGCTCCATCGGCTGCCCCACCCGACTCTCGGAGCTCGGCATAGGCGATGAACTGCTCGGGCGCTATGCGGCAGATACCATACGCATCGCGAATCATCCCAAGCGCATACTACCCGGTCGACCGCCGATGAGCGAGGAGGATATCGTGGAGATGTTGCGGGGGGTGGTGTAG
- a CDS encoding ATP-binding protein: MSNEGSPRLRPRDRDAIIQSLRAGVTPRTGLQHIQVGRVREVEALLRDIEAIATGGSAIRFIIGEFGSGKSFFLQLIRTIALEKGMVTIHADLAPDRRLHATGGQARNLYAELLRNLSTRTKPDGNALGSVVERFITEARKRAAATHENVHAIIDEQLQLLSELVGGYDFAQVIAAYWTGFENGNEQLKTDAVRWLRGEISTKTDARNSLGVRTIVDDANVYDMLKLLSLFVRQAGYSGLLVNLDEMVNLYKLNNRTARVSNYEQILRILNDCLQGSARHIGFLFGGTPEFLLDPRKGLYSYEALHSRLAENSFARAAGVIDYSSPTLHLANLTPEELLILLKNLRHVYAAGEVEQYLLPDEALRAFLSHCSQRIGDAYFRTPRNTVKAFMNLLSVLDQNRSLQWMQLIGQVRVEIESNSDMPETEIVDDDELASFTL, encoded by the coding sequence ATGTCCAATGAAGGATCACCCCGCCTCCGTCCGAGGGATCGCGACGCTATTATACAATCCTTGCGCGCGGGAGTCACCCCGAGAACCGGCCTGCAGCATATTCAGGTCGGACGCGTACGCGAAGTCGAAGCCCTTCTCCGCGACATCGAAGCGATAGCGACGGGTGGTTCGGCCATTCGCTTCATTATCGGAGAATTCGGATCCGGAAAGAGCTTCTTTCTGCAACTCATTCGCACAATCGCGCTGGAGAAAGGAATGGTGACCATACACGCGGATCTTGCACCGGACCGGCGTCTGCACGCCACCGGCGGTCAGGCGAGAAATCTGTACGCGGAACTTCTTCGCAATCTCTCGACGCGCACCAAGCCCGACGGCAACGCTCTGGGCAGCGTGGTGGAACGCTTCATCACCGAAGCGAGAAAGCGCGCCGCCGCAACACATGAGAATGTGCACGCCATCATCGACGAACAACTGCAGCTTCTGTCGGAACTCGTGGGTGGATATGATTTTGCGCAGGTGATAGCCGCATACTGGACGGGCTTCGAAAACGGAAACGAGCAGCTCAAAACCGATGCCGTACGCTGGCTGCGCGGCGAAATATCGACGAAAACCGATGCGCGCAACTCCCTGGGCGTGCGAACCATTGTTGACGACGCGAATGTGTACGACATGCTCAAATTGCTCAGCCTGTTTGTGCGTCAGGCAGGCTACTCCGGTTTACTGGTGAACCTCGATGAAATGGTCAACCTGTACAAGCTGAACAATCGGACAGCGAGAGTGTCGAATTACGAGCAGATACTGCGCATACTCAACGATTGCCTGCAGGGAAGCGCGCGGCACATCGGTTTCCTGTTCGGTGGGACGCCGGAATTTCTTCTCGATCCACGAAAGGGATTGTATAGCTATGAGGCCCTTCACTCCCGTCTCGCGGAGAACTCCTTCGCCCGCGCAGCCGGGGTAATAGACTATTCATCCCCGACACTGCATCTCGCGAATCTCACACCCGAAGAACTGCTCATACTGCTGAAAAATCTGCGGCATGTCTACGCCGCGGGCGAGGTGGAGCAGTACCTCCTACCCGATGAAGCACTGAGGGCATTCCTGTCGCATTGTTCGCAGCGCATCGGCGACGCCTACTTCCGCACTCCGCGAAATACAGTAAAAGCGTTTATGAACCTCCTCTCCGTCCTGGATCAGAATCGCTCACTGCAATGGATGCAACTCATCGGGCAAGTGCGGGTCGAGATAGAAAGCAATTCCGACATGCCGGAAACAGAGATCGTGGACGACGACGAACTGGCCTCCTTCACCCTCTGA
- a CDS encoding T9SS type A sorting domain-containing protein produces MNTPLRFTLALLLLAPPVTAQRIVLEPLPGQMVCSARAGHLNRQVFALGLPETIGSSEGMILNFPEVNIQWQGPDANGALRHTWRSEGKVEYLLTVTPYVDYVDAEMTVRNLGRSNWTNVFSFNCLNPVNAPQFQDWTLERTWMSKNGQPFRMDGTTRINNGLMKTVQFYVNEGVTPVSPFVNGFQATSPDRTDDSWIVTMSEDGASYMAATSPKSCFLFDNLDRCCIHSATNFGSIPAGGEATTTSRFYLARGTLDDFLLRFDTEIRQKDSSDARVLMCWGRPWSLADTTQWPEVYRHLDIQKIYIGDISSRTDTAQTRRFVRALMAQDIKIAVELGGLLDWHADKGDRAGEASFQQDWANVKPLIDMIREVDPSRSIDMLDMDGPIRRMLFPNNVKANHHTIATAVHELFEVAKLWRDSIPGIELNLLTNFPNWAWGDTPAYFAISGERNGYGQYKDVLDAVQAKSLETGIHFDGLTVDNPYDYAMGRAQTNQPAEIAGVDWMQRLAELDIRAREMGLKVNMIFNTNGARTAQMYSEQTLAFMDLYHQRVPEPDGYWIQSWYQLPDAWLPEEAPYTMTNLTLEALKKLGRVQPSDPPRALLEPADGRVYHGVQYMTFDGGEPIAGYLSALNDSTIQPAVRGLFFSIPGTRGPAQSLRQLSTFLADADRLGFIPELSLFLVSDVATDTVIATSTQYDAVIDSIITLCKNYGKAMFLRIGGEFNGKGDGWNGGGYTPHHYVTMFRKITDMFDARGFRDSIANIWCYYPAAANDFDSVDVNGALWYPGDEYVDWFGLDLFDPQDFDLALPDYDRRGITRKGKSERFLAMARAKGKPVYMSETSAKGMNISADAADSQADWDAWFAKFWEFIAAHPEIKGYSYINANWPVGAYPGWGDARINNSPLLSKWYRDEMKKAKYIHLPWSGTTAASGPGGAAAALTLHPSYPNPARTATTIVVELSASSALRVDVYDALGRRVRTLDAGHRSAGLQHLHWDGRHDNGVLAHPGIYHYRAYSGDAVATGRIVLLR; encoded by the coding sequence ATGAACACACCGCTACGCTTCACCCTCGCACTTTTACTTCTCGCACCACCAGTCACAGCGCAGCGGATTGTGCTCGAACCACTGCCCGGACAAATGGTGTGTTCCGCGCGCGCGGGACATTTGAACCGTCAGGTCTTCGCGCTCGGTTTGCCGGAAACCATCGGTTCATCCGAGGGCATGATTCTGAATTTCCCCGAAGTGAACATACAGTGGCAGGGACCCGACGCAAACGGCGCCCTGCGGCATACCTGGCGAAGTGAAGGCAAGGTGGAATACCTGCTTACCGTCACTCCATACGTCGATTACGTGGACGCTGAAATGACGGTCAGGAATCTGGGGCGCAGCAACTGGACCAATGTCTTTTCCTTCAATTGCCTCAATCCTGTCAACGCGCCGCAATTTCAGGACTGGACGCTCGAACGAACGTGGATGTCGAAAAACGGCCAACCCTTCCGCATGGACGGTACGACACGCATCAACAATGGCTTGATGAAAACCGTGCAATTCTATGTAAATGAAGGAGTTACGCCCGTCTCCCCCTTTGTCAATGGTTTTCAGGCTACAAGTCCGGACCGCACCGACGACTCGTGGATAGTCACCATGTCGGAGGACGGCGCGTCGTACATGGCGGCCACCAGCCCGAAATCCTGCTTTCTCTTCGACAATCTCGATCGCTGTTGCATTCACTCCGCAACAAACTTCGGCAGCATTCCGGCGGGGGGCGAAGCCACCACCACGTCTCGCTTCTATCTCGCCAGGGGTACGCTCGACGACTTTCTACTGCGCTTCGACACCGAAATCCGGCAAAAGGACTCAAGCGATGCGCGTGTACTGATGTGCTGGGGAAGGCCCTGGTCGCTCGCCGATACAACGCAATGGCCCGAGGTATACCGGCATCTCGACATTCAGAAAATCTACATCGGCGACATCAGCTCGCGAACGGACACCGCCCAGACCCGGCGTTTTGTGCGGGCACTGATGGCACAGGACATCAAAATCGCCGTCGAACTCGGCGGCCTGCTGGACTGGCATGCCGACAAAGGCGACCGTGCCGGCGAGGCCTCCTTCCAACAGGATTGGGCCAATGTGAAACCGTTGATTGACATGATCAGGGAAGTTGATCCCTCTCGGAGCATAGACATGCTGGACATGGACGGGCCTATCCGGCGCATGCTCTTCCCGAATAATGTCAAAGCCAACCATCACACTATCGCGACCGCTGTGCATGAGCTGTTCGAAGTCGCGAAACTCTGGCGAGACTCCATCCCCGGCATCGAGCTGAATCTGCTCACGAACTTCCCCAACTGGGCCTGGGGCGATACACCCGCCTATTTCGCCATCTCGGGCGAGCGCAACGGATACGGCCAGTACAAGGATGTGCTGGACGCCGTGCAAGCCAAATCCCTGGAAACCGGCATACATTTCGACGGTCTGACCGTAGACAATCCCTACGACTACGCAATGGGACGCGCGCAGACCAATCAGCCCGCCGAGATCGCCGGGGTGGACTGGATGCAGCGCCTGGCGGAACTCGACATCCGCGCCCGTGAAATGGGATTGAAGGTGAACATGATTTTCAACACCAACGGCGCACGCACGGCGCAAATGTATTCGGAGCAGACGCTGGCCTTCATGGACCTCTACCACCAGCGCGTACCCGAACCGGACGGCTATTGGATTCAGAGCTGGTATCAACTGCCGGACGCCTGGCTGCCCGAAGAAGCGCCTTATACCATGACGAATCTCACGCTCGAGGCCTTGAAGAAACTCGGGCGCGTACAACCATCCGATCCGCCGCGGGCATTGCTTGAGCCCGCGGACGGACGGGTGTATCACGGTGTACAGTACATGACCTTCGACGGCGGCGAACCCATCGCCGGCTATCTCAGCGCGCTCAACGACAGCACCATTCAACCCGCGGTGCGCGGGCTCTTCTTCAGCATTCCCGGTACTCGCGGACCCGCGCAGTCATTGCGTCAGCTCTCTACCTTCCTGGCGGATGCGGACCGCCTCGGCTTCATTCCGGAGCTCAGTCTCTTTCTCGTCAGTGACGTGGCCACCGACACCGTCATCGCAACATCCACACAATACGACGCTGTCATAGACAGCATCATCACCCTGTGCAAGAATTACGGCAAGGCCATGTTTCTGCGCATCGGAGGCGAGTTCAACGGCAAGGGCGACGGATGGAATGGCGGCGGGTACACTCCGCATCATTACGTCACCATGTTTCGCAAAATCACCGACATGTTCGACGCGCGAGGCTTCCGCGACAGCATCGCGAACATTTGGTGCTACTATCCCGCCGCCGCCAACGACTTCGACAGTGTGGATGTCAACGGCGCGCTGTGGTATCCCGGTGACGAATATGTGGACTGGTTCGGTCTGGATCTCTTCGATCCTCAGGATTTCGACCTCGCGCTTCCGGACTATGATCGCAGAGGCATCACACGCAAAGGCAAGTCCGAACGCTTCCTCGCCATGGCGCGCGCCAAGGGCAAGCCCGTATATATGAGCGAAACCTCCGCCAAAGGTATGAATATCAGCGCCGACGCCGCCGATAGTCAGGCCGACTGGGACGCCTGGTTCGCGAAGTTCTGGGAATTCATCGCAGCGCATCCCGAAATCAAGGGCTACAGCTACATCAACGCCAATTGGCCCGTCGGTGCCTATCCCGGCTGGGGTGACGCGCGCATCAACAACAGCCCGCTGCTCAGCAAGTGGTATCGCGACGAGATGAAGAAAGCGAAATACATTCATCTCCCCTGGTCCGGCACCACCGCCGCCAGCGGCCCCGGAGGAGCGGCAGCAGCGCTGACCCTGCACCCCAGCTATCCGAATCCCGCGCGTACCGCCACCACTATCGTGGTCGAACTCTCCGCCTCCTCCGCGCTCCGCGTGGATGTGTACGACGCCCTCGGCCGCCGGGTGCGCACGCTCGATGCGGGTCATCGTTCCGCCGGCCTGCAACACCTGCATTGGGACGGCCGCCACGACAATGGCGTACTCGCCCATCCCGGCATCTACCACTATCGCGCCTACTCAGGCGATGCCGTCGCAACCGGACGCATCGTGCTGCTGCGGTAG